GCGGCGAGCGCTTGCGCGACGACCGCCTCGACGCTCGTGGTGTCGAAGGCGTTCGTGGTGGGGTCGTAGTCGGTGGGGGTGGCGATGAAGACGACGTCGGCGCTGGCGAGTGCTGCCGCCGCGTCGGTGGTGGCGCCGAGCTGCAAGTCACCCCGCTGCAGGAACTCGCTCGCCAGCGCATCGACCACGGGGCTCTGACGCGCCTGTAACGCCGCCACGCGCCGCGGGTTGATGTCCACCACCGTCACCGGTTGGTGCTGGGCCAGCAGCAGCGCGTTGGCCACGCCCACAAAGCCCGCGCCGACGACGGCGATGCGCAGGGGCGGGGTGGGGTGGATGGTCGTTGTCATGGATGCGTGGGGCGCGGCGCGCGGTGAAGCAGTGATCCAGAGGCGGTGGTGCAGAGGGCAGAGCGGCGGCTATCGTCCGAATGGCGGTCCTCGTCCACGTGGCGGGGGGGTGAAACGTCGCCACACAGGGGCCCGTCGGCGTCGCGAAGTATAGGCACCCCGCTGGCTACAATCGGCCGCGTCTGAGATAGCCCGCTGATGGTGGGGATCGTCCTCCCTCTGTGTGACAACCGTCCGCGGGGACGGCACCCGTCGCCCCTTTCTTTGAGCCCGCGCATGTCCGATTCCACCGCCCCGTTGCCGTCTTTTCCGTCGCCTGCGGACGACGCCATCGACGTTTCGGTGGTGATCCCGGTGTACCACGAGGTGGACAACCTGCGTGAGCTGGTCGAGCGGGTGGAGGCGGCGCTGCGGCCGACGCGCTGGGCGTTCGAGCTGATCTGTGTGGACGATGGCTCACGCGACGGCAGCGTGGCGCTGCTGGCGGAGCTGGCGGGCAGCCGCCCGTGGCTGCGGCCGGTGGCGCTGGCGCGCAACTATGGGCAGTCCACCGCGCTGCAGGCGGGGTTCGAGCGCGCGCGCGGGCGCTACATCGTGACGCTCGATGGCGACCTGCAAAACGATCCGCTGGACATCCCGGCGATGATCGAGCGCCTGGAGACAGACCCGACGGTGGACATGATTTCCGGCTGGCGGCATCAGCGGCAGGACAAGGCGCTGTCGCGGCGGTTGCCCTCGGTGCTCGCGAACCGGCTGATCTCCTGGGCCACCGGCGTGCGGCTGCGCGACTACGGTTGCGCGCTCAAGGCGTACCGGCGCGAGATCATCGAGCGCATCCACCTCTACGGCGAGCTGCACCGCTTCATTCCGTCGCTCGCGCGGGAGGCGGGCGCCCACATCGTCGAGGTGCCGGTGCGGCACCACGCGCGCACACGCGGCCAGTCGAAGTACGGCATCGACCGCACGTTTCGCGTCATCCTCGACCTGGTGCTGATCGTCTTTTTCCTGCGCTACCGGCAGCGGCCGCTGCACGCCTTCGGGGGCCTGGGCCTGTGGCTGCTCACACCAGGGGCGTTGGTGCTGGCGTATCTGTTCGCGCTCAAGCTGACGGGGGAGGACATCGGATCGCGGCCGCTGCTGATCGTCGGGGTGATGGCGGTGCTGATGGGGGCGCAGTTGATCGTCGCGGGTCTGATCGGTGAGCTGTTGATCCGCATCTACCACGAGGGTGCAGCGCGACCGCAGTACCACACGCGCGTGCTGCCCAGCGCCGGGGACGCGTCCACGCGCCGATGAGCGCCGCAGCGCCGCACGGGGCGAGGAGACGGGCGCGCTGGTGGCGGCCCGCGTTGGCGCTGGGCCTGCTCGCGGCCGTGCTGGTCTGGGTTGATCCCGGGCGGGTGGGCGCGGTGCTGGCCCGTCTCGACCCGTGGTGGTGGGGCGCCGGTCTGCTCAGCAGCACGGCGGCCAACGTGCTGTCGGCGTGGCGCTGGCGCGATGGCGCGGCGTGGTTGGGCTACAGCGTGCCGTGGCGGTGGGCGTTCGTCACATACTTTCGCGGCGTTGCGGCCAACGTGGTGATGCCGGGCGCTGTCGTCGGGGGTGACGTGTTGCGCGCGTGGGGCCTGCACCGGCGCGGCGTGCCGGTGCTGGAGGCCGGGGTCTCCGTCGTGCTCGACCGCCTCAGCGGCCTGTGGGGGTTGGTGATCCTGGGGGCGGTCGTCTGGGGGCTGGGCTGGATCGGCGGCGTTCCCCTGCCATGGGAGGGGGCGCTGGCGCGGTGGCTGGGCCTGTCGCCGGCGTGGCTGGGGGGCGCGGCTTGGTGCGCTGCTGTGTTGGCCGTTGCAGTGCCCGCCGCGGCACTGGCGATCACCCCGTGGCTCGCGGCGCGGCGGGCGGGGTGGGGGAGCTCGCCGTGGCGCTGGTGGCTGACGCTGGCGCAGCACGCGCCGTGGCGCCACGGCGCGCGGCAGTTGATCGGGTCGCTGGCGGTGCAGGCGGCATCCGTGACGACGCTGTACTGCGCGGCTTACGCGGTGGGCGCGCCGTTGCCGTGGGCGACGCTCGCGATCGCGGCGGTGCCCGTGTTCGTCTTTGCGACGCTGCCGGTGGGCTTCGGCGGCTGGGGCACGCGCGAGGCCGCGGCGGTGCTCGTCCTCGCTCCGGCGGGGACGGAGGCGTCACACGCGGCGGCCATCGCGGTGCTGTACGGGCTATACCCGATCGCACAGTCGGCCCTGGCCCTGTGGCCTATGGGTTCGTCCGCAGCCGATCGCCCACCCGCACCGCCGACATCCGCGCCGCACCGCTGATCCACGGTGCGATGTCGGTGCGGCGCCGACGTCGGGTTTACTGCACCTTGGCCTTGGCGCGCAGCGCTTCCTGGAACTCCGCCAGGCGCTTTTGCTGCAGTTGCTGCTGCAGTTGGGGCTTGACGTCCTCGAAGGGCGGCAGTTGGGCCTTGCGGGTGTCGTCGAGGCGGATCACGTGCCAGCCGAAGGGCGACTTCACCGGGGTCGAGGTGACCTCGCCCTTGCCCAGTTTGACCATTGCCTCCGAGAACTCCGGTACGAACATGTCCGGGGTCGCCCAGTCCAGATCGCCGCCGTTGGCGCCGGATCCGGGGTCCTTGGAGCGTTGCTTGGCCAGCTCTTCGAAGCGCGCGCCCTTGCCGAGCTCGGCAATGATCGCCTTGGCTTCGTCTTCCGAGCCGACGAGGATGTGGCGCGCGCGGTATTCCTGGCCCATCGACGCGGCGATGCGGTCGTATTCGGCCTTCAGGTCGGCGTCGGTCACGGGGTGGCGGCGCTGCTCGTCGGCAAAGAGCTCACGGATCAGCACCGTCTGCGTGGCGAGTTCCAGCTGCGCCTTGACCTCGGGCGAGGCGCGCAGCCCGCGCCGTTCGGCCTCCTGCATGAAGATCTCGCGCAGGATGGCCTCTTCGCGCAGCTGCTGGCGCACCGCGTCGTCCACGGGACGGCCAGAACGCGCCACCTGCTGCTCCAGCGCCTTCAGGCGGGCGGTCGGGACGGGTTTGCCGTTGACGATGGCGATATTTTGGGCGAGTGCCGGGGCGGCGAGGCCGAGGGTCAGGCACGTGGCGGTGGCCACGCGCGTCAGAAAGCGGTTCATGGGAAACAGGTACTCAACGAAACGGGAAAAGGGAAGGACCACGACGGTTCGCCGTGGCGCACGGCGGCGGTGCGAACTCAGGCAGGCAGCACCTCCAGCGCCAAGGCGTGCAGCCCGGCGGCGAACGCGGGGCGCAACGCATCATACACAAGCCGGTGGGCGGCCACGCGGGGCAGGCCGGCGAGCGCGGGTGCCGCGATGCGCACGCGAAAGTGTGTGCCGTGCCCGAGCCCGTTGGCGCCGGCGTGGCCGGCATGCGCGGCGCTCTCGTCGATCACCTCCAGCCGGGTCGGCGCCAGCGCCTCGCGCAGCAGCTGCTCGATCCCCTCGGCGGTCGGCCAGCCGTGGTGGGCCATCATGGCGTGTCATCCTTCAAGTGGCGGGCGACGTAGACCCCCTGCCCGACGAGGAACAGCACTGGGAATACGTATCCCCAGAGCTTGAAGTCGACCCACGCGTCGGTGGAGAAATAGGCCGCGACGTAGCCGTTGAGCACGGCCATGAACAGGCAATACCCGATCCACGCCTGGGTGAGCCGTGCCCACACCGGGGGCGGCAGCCGCAGCTGGCTGCCCAGCAGCAGCTGCAGCACGTTCTTTTTCCAGCCCCAGAGGGCGGCCGCCAGCGCCAGCGCCATCGCGCCGTAGAGCACCGTCGGCTTCCATTTGATGAAGCGTTCGTCCTGCAGCACGAGGGTCAGCGCGCCGAACACGAGCACGAGCGCAAGCGTCGCCTTCTGCACCGTCTGCAGCCGGCGGTCGATCGCGTAGATCAACCCCATCTGTAGGACGGTCGCGGCCATCAGCACCGCGGTGGCCGCGTAAATGCCGTGCCACTGGTACGCGACGAAGAAGAGGACGATCGGGAAAAAATCGATCAAAAGGCGCATGCCGCGATTATCGGGGGAGCGCGGATTCAGCGGGGCTGCCACTGCAGCGCGGCGGAGTTCATGCAGTAGCGCAGACCCGTCGGCGGTGGCCCGTCGTCGAAGACGTGGCCCAGGTGGGCGCCGCAGCCGGCGCACAGCGTTTCGGTGCGGATCATGCCGTGGCTGCGGTCCACGCGTTCGACGATGGCGCCGGGGCGTGCGCGCCAGAAGCTCGGCCAGCCGCAACCCGCGTCGAATTTGGTGTCGCTGTCGAACAGGTGGGCGCCGCAGGCGACGCAGTGGTAGCGGCCGGGCTGCCACCACGCCTCGTAGCGGCCGGTGAAGGGGTGCTCGGTTGCGGCGCGGCGCGTGACCTCGAAGGCCAGCGGCTCCGCTTCGCCGCGGGCGATCTTGTCCGCGAGCAGCGCCCGCCACTCGTGGTCGGTTTTCTGCACGGGAAAGTCGGTGTCGTTCATGAGGAGCAGCTCAGGTGCAGTTGGGCGGCCCAATCGGGCGGAAAGTCGGTGAGCGCGGGGTCGTCCGGTTCGTCGAACGGGTGCAGCACGGCGTGCAGCAGGTCCGCCACCCCACCCATGTCGAGCGCCTGTGCGCGCTGGATGGCGAGCTGCGCGAGGTGGTTGCGCAGCACGACCCGCGGGTTGGCGGCGCGCTGGCGCGCGATCACCGCGTCGGGGCCGTCGTCGCGGCGCGCGCGCTCGCGCCAGTCGCGCGCCCACGCATCGAACGCGTCGCGCTGCAGGAACAGGTCGCGCACCGGCCGCAGGGCCAGGGCCGCGACCTCGGGTTGTGCCGACAGCGCCCCAGCGGCCACGGCGTCGGTGAGCCGCCGCCAGAAGATCGGGTAGTCCACGCGATCGGCGTCCATCAGGCGCAGCAGCGCCTCCTGCCGCTCGTCGTCGCCCGGTTCGGGGGTGCCGAGGCCGAGTTTGGCGTTCATGCGCCGGCGCAGCGCGCCAAGGAACGTGTCCCGGTACGGCCGCAGCGCCGCGTGTGCCTGTTCGGCGTCGTCGAGCAGCGGCAGCAGCGCCTGCGCCAGGCAGTGCAGGTTCCAGTACGCGATCTGGGGTTGGCGCGCGTAAGCGTAGCGCCCGGTGTGATCGGAGTGGTTGCAGATGTGGCGCGCGTCGAACGCATCCAGGAACTGGTAGGGCCCGTAGTCGAGCGTGAGCCCGAGGATGCTCATGTTGTCCGTGTTCATCACGCCGTGGCAAAAACCGACGGCCTGCCACGCGGCCAGCAGCGTGGCGGTGCGCCGGGTCACGGCTTCCAGCAGGCGGGCGTAGGGGTTGGCGCAGCCGTCCGTGCCCCACGGTGGAGGCGGGCCGTCGAGTGCCTCGTCGTGCCATGGCGGGGTGTCGGCGGGGCCGTGCGCGTGCCGGCAGTCGGGGTAGAAATGGTCGATCACGAAGTCGGCCAGACCGCGCAGCGCATCCCACGCGCCAACGCTGGCGAAGTGCTCGAAATGCCCGAAGCGCACGAAGCTCGGCGCCAGCCGCGTCACCACGGCAGCGGTCTCCACCGTCTCCCGGTACACCGGCGCGGGCGAGCCGATGACGCACAGCGCCCGCGTCGTCGGGATGCCCAGTGCGTGCATCGCCTCGCTGGCGAGGAATTCGCGGATCGAGCTGCGCAGCACGGCGCGCCCATCGCCCATACGCGAGTAGGGCGTGCGGCCGCTGCCCTTGAGCTGCACCTCCCATATCTCCCCAGGGCCGGCGCGTTCACCCAGCAGCAGCGCGCGCCCGTCGCCGAGCTGCCCGGCCCAGACGCCGAACTGGTGCCCGCTGTACACGGTCGCGATCGGGGCGGCGCCCGGGAGGTCCGTGTTGCCGGTCAGCGCGTGCAGGTGGTGCGCGTCCGCCCACGCACCCTCCAGGCCCAGCGCCGCGGCCGCCGCGGGGCTGATGCCGACCCAATACGGCTCGGGCAGCGGCTGCGCGCGCACGCGGCGGTAAAACGCGTCGCCCAGCGCGGCGTAGCGCGCGGGCTGTAGCGTCAGTGCATCGGCGAGGGTGTCCATGCGCCGATTGTCCGGCGCACGAGGCAACCTTGCCGGGCGCGGGGACTCAGGTGCGCGGGGCCAGCAGGGTGTCGAGCGCGTCGGGCTGCAGCACCTCGATGCGGCTGAAGTCGATGGCGATCCAGCCCTGGGCCTCGAACGCCTTGAGCACGCGGTTGGTGGTCTGCCGCGACAGCCCCGCCAGATGGCCCAGGTCCTCCTGCGACAGTGTGATTCTGCGCACGCCCGAGCGGCAGAACATCGACAGGTACTGCGCGACGCGTTCCTCCGGCGAGCGCAGGCGGCCCGCCTCGATGGCGGTCATCGCCTGACCGAGCCGCAGGTTGAGCCGTGCGACCAGAAAGTGGTTGAACGGCAGGCTCGTGCGGTGCAGGTGCTGGAAATGCGCGAGCGGCATGCCCACCAGGGTCGTGTCGCGCACCGCCAGCACGTCATAGCGCCACTGGCCACCGTTGAGGACGGACCCCTCGCCGAACCAGTCCCCCGCGGGCACGCTCAGGAAAGCCGAGATGCGGCCATCGGGCGCGGCGGTCTGCAGCTTGGCCATGCCGGCCAGCACGCCCCACCACGCATCGACCGGCGTGCCGCGCCGGATCAGCAACTCGCCGCGCGGGGCGCGGTGCAATAGCATCGATTCCACCAAGGTTTGGCGATGCGGCGGTGCCAATTCGACAAACCAGGACTGTTGTGACAAAAAAACCCGAATAGGGTGGCGGCTATCGATGGTCATGATGCAAGAAAGACTTTTCATTCAGAGAGTGTTATCAGCTACAAGTGGTCAACCCGCGCAGTATGCTGACCACGGAAAGTTAAACTCGACTCAGCAAATCGTTACTCTCGCTTTAGGTCTTTGTTAGATTGAATTAGGGTTTTGTTTGTATTGATTTGATAGCGCAGTGTGGTGCATGCATAAAATCAGAATGCCCTGCATTATACCCGAATTCGTTTATGGGTAGGCAATAGCGCCTATGGTATTTGAGACCATAGTAATGCGTCGTCCCTGAAAAATTCATTTTCACGCCGCCCTTAGCCGCAGCTGGGCAGGGTTGGCGCCACTGGACTCGGTTGGCCGCCGCTGGGCGAGCCACCGGCCGATGAGGCGCACGGCCGCAATGAGGCGCAAAAAAGCTCGCCTCAAGAAGGGCACGCCCTTCTTCGTGATCATGCGCAGCAGCCAGCGGATGTTGTAGCCCGCCGCGCACAGCACCGCGTGCAGCCGGTCACCCTGCTCGCCCTTGAGGTGGCACCTGTCCATGCGGTGATCCTGCTTCAAGTGCCCGATGACCGGCTCGATGGCCTGGCGGCGCTTGAGCAGCTTGCGCTCCTGCTGCGTGAGGCGCTTGATCTTGCCGCGGTGCACCAGGCGCACATCCGCAATGTCGGCTTCCACCCCGCGGTAGCCCAGATCGGCAAACGCTGTGCTGGGCTTGATGCCAGTGTCCTGCATCAGGATCGTGGCCTGCTCCAGCTGCGCTTGCAGCGTGTGCCCGTCGTAGGGGTTGCCATGGAAGGCCCGGGCTGCGACGATGAGGCTGTGCTTCAGGGTGCTGGCAATGCCGACCTTGACGCCGAACTCGTAAGGGCAGCGGGCCTTGCCCTTGTTGATGCACTCCACCTCCGGCGCGTGCCAGGCGTAGAGCTTTCGAGTCCCGTCGGCGGTCTTTCGGTTGGCAGTCTGCGCCACCAGACGCGCCGCCTTGTTGAGGGTGTGGCCAAGAGCACTCTGGATGGCCTGCCCCAGGCGGCTGGCCTTGCGCTCGATCTCGCGCTGCAGCCTGGCCACGATCGTGCGCTGGCGCTTGATGACCCGGCGCATGCGCGCAAACTGCCGCGCGTGCGCATAGCGTCCTGCCTTGCGGGCCAGCTCCTTGCCTTCCTTGGCAAAGGTCTGCTTCAAGGCGATGCCGGCGGCCTTGGCCGCCTCCACCAGCTTGGTGCGTGCCGTCTCCAGCAGCCGGCTGTCGGTGGGGTGCGCCACCGCCTTGGGTTGTACGGTGGTGTCCACCACCACGCGCTTGAGTTCCTGCGGCTTGATGAGTCCGGTTTCCACCGCCACGTTGATGGTCTGCGCCAAGAGTTCTTCCACGCCTTCTTCGCCCAGCAGCCGGCGAAACTTCACCAGCGTCGTGGCGTCGCACGGCCGGCGATGTTCAAAGTACGCCCGCCCCGAGAAGAACTGCCATGTGGGGGTTTCGCCCCAGCGCTCGACCACCCCTTCGTCCGACTCGTTGAAGGCGTGCTTCAGATACAGCAGCGCGATCATCACGCGCAGCGGCACGCGGGGTCGGCCTGCGTTGGACGCCCGAGCTGCGCGCACCGGAGATTCGCCAAAGAGGTCCAGATCGGGCATCGCGACACCTGCGCGCGCTTTGCGCATGAACAGGTGCGACAGCCTTGCTTCCAACTCCTGCCACGGCATGCGTGAGGACAACACCGCCAGCGGATGGCGCAGGTCGATCATCTGATCGAGCCGGGCGCGGAAGAAGTCCTCGGTGGCGGGGCAGGCAAACATCGCAAAACTCCCAGAAAACGGCGCATCAGACCATCAAATCTGGGGGAAATTGTACTCGCAAACAGACAATAACACAAGAAAAATCATGCTGTTATGAATATTTCAGGGGCGACTAATGCGTGTAGGGCGACAGAAATTTGTATGCGGTGCTCATTTAAATCTGTTGGTAATAATGACGTTGCCCTGTCTATTCTTGTGAGCAGGGTATTTCGGTGAATGCCTAGTATTGATGCTGATTTTGTCAGATTGCAGCCCTCTCTTAGAAAAATGTACAAGGACTTCTGTAGCTCTGGTGGTGCCGCTAACAGCTTGCCGAGCGTTGTGTTGATAAACTCTTTGGTAAAATCCATATTGTGAGCAAATGCTTCGATTAGTTGGGTGTCATAATATGTGGCGAACTTTGTCTTCGCGTTGAATTGCGTTAGTATGCGTTGAGTGGTCAGAGCGTCTTGATAAGATCGACGAAATCCATCTGGCCCTTGTCCTAAGGGGCCCAGGACCAGCCTTGCGGGGTAATGATGGGGCACCTTGCTTAACTGCTGAGCGGTGATCGGGTTTTTTAAGTTTAGCCAGAATACAATAGTGTCGTGCTCCATGGGGATAAAAATACTCTGGGCCGTAGAGATCTTGGTAATTATTTTTATTGTCATCTTCTCGAGTTCAGTTAATTGAACTTTGTCTTTGGGGGCCCATGCAATGCCGCACTGATGTGTTGAATTGATGTTGTAATTTAACTCTCTTGATGCAATATTTGCGTCGACAAAGCGATTGTCCAAAAGGTTTTTGATTAAATTATATTTGGCATCTTTCTTTGAGTGAGTTGCGCTCAATTTTTCTTTGTGGATAATATTTGTTAATTTATTTACAGAATTATCGAAGTAATAATTAATTGATTTTAGTAAAAATGTAATTGCCTCATTCGCAATTTCTTGACTGCATTTTTCTTGAAAGATTGTATTTATACAGAGTTTTATTGCTGTGTTTTGGTGTAGTCGACTGATTTCTATGAAAATTTCAGGTATATTTAAACTTGTGACCTCTTTTGCTATCTCTTCTGCGTCAGCTGTGATGAGTGGTTCGGGGAATTTGGTGGGATTCTTTATTGTTTGATGAGCCCAGTGCATTAGTTCTAGGCGAACACTTCTTTTTGTGGCCTCAATTATCGATGCATTTAGCGTTTTGCTGTAATGAGTTGCTAAGAAAAGGATGGAGTTGTCGAACTCTTTTAGCCACTCTGCTGGTAAGGATTGTGCAATTATTGCGGTGCGGCGTACAAGTTCTGTAGCAGGCTCGGATATTTGGTAGCGAGAGTTATCCATGACGTCGTGCTGGGGTCTATTAGTTGGGGTAAGAAATCGCTGGTGGGCTATTGCTAACCCTCCGGAGCAAGCCAAGATAGTTGTCGCCTGAATCATGCAACCAAACGATCCATGTTTTTGGGATGCACAGGGTCACGGTTAACGGCGTCGCGCTCAGGGTTAAGCGTCACCGGACTCGGACTGACTGACGTCCAGTCGCGTCTGTTGTCGGGCCAGCGCGCGGGGTGCCGCTCGCGGGCCTTGAGGTAGGTCTGGTGGCGCGCAGCCAGGACCGCGATGTCCTCCCCCGCATGTCGCTGCGCCCGCGTTACATAGCGCAGCGCGCTGTGGCGTTGCTCGAAGTTGTACCAGCGCACGAAGTCGGGTCTCCACTGGCGGGCATCTTCCAGGGTGGCGAACCCGCGCACCGGAAATTCGTGCTGCCGGTACTTGGTGGTCTCAAAGAGCAGCCCGACGAAGGCGTTGTTGTCGGAGACGCGCGGGCGCGGGTACGACGGCATGATCCCTAGCCAGTGGAGCATCGCCAGCACCGCGGTGGCCTTGATCGTCCCGCTGTTGTCGTCTTGGAGCACGGGCTTGTCAGCCATCGCATGGATGCCTTCAGTCAGCGCGGTGCGCTTGAGCGGACAGGCCGCCCGCTTGGCGTCGTCGAACTCGTGGATCTCACAAGCGACTATCATGCTGCTGAACAGATCCATGATCAGGTAAAGATACAACCTGCGCCCCTGAATCTGCTCAGGCAGATGGGTCATGTCCCAGCACCAGACCTGACCGGGCGCGTTGGCCACATGCGTGGTGGGCGTTCGCGTGGGTTGGGGCGCGCGCCCCCGGTGCGCATTCTGTCCATGCTCGTGCAGCACGCGCTGGAAGCACGATTCGCTGGCAATATAGGCCCCTTCGTCGGCCAGCGCGGGCACGAGGCGCGCGGGCGGCTGATCGGCAAAGCGCGGCTCGTTGGCCACGGTGAGGGTGCGCGCTCGTTCCTCGTCGGTGAGCGCATCGGTAGTCGTCGGCCGCTCGGGCCGAGGCCGGCGGTACCGGGCATGGAGGCCGCTGCCGGATTTCCAGGGTTGCAGGGTGCGCACGTTGATGCCGGTACTCTTGCATGCCAGAGGTTGGCGCGCGCCATCCTCAAGGTCGGCCAGCACCTGGGCGGCCGCGCCCCGCCATCGCTCGAGTTCCCGCTGATGCACGCCGTGCTCGCAGCCCCAAGTTCTCTCGCGGGCCTCGTCCATCAGAGCAGTCGCGAGCGCCGCCTTGAATCGGGCCGGCCTTGCCCCACGCCGCTCGCGAGCGGGCCGGCTCAGGGTATCCGCCTGCCACTGCTCGAGTGTGGTCGTTGAAATCCACGACACGCGTGACACTGTCTCCACCGATGCGCTTTGGGGCGGCCAGAGACGCGCCAACGCTCTGTCCTTGAATACGTGTCCGTATCTGGCCACTTCGTTCCTCCGTTATCGCTGTCTGGTTATCGGGCTTTATCAAGTGACAACCATTCTGACTCAAAGGTGAGCGCGTACCACTGAGCCAAGCGCGTCGACTCAACGGCCGCCACTGTCCATAAAGCCCAGAGCCACGGCCGCGTGTGGCGTTCCGTGGCAATAACCCTGTTGAGCTGCGCCCTGACGTTCTTCAAGTCGATCAACTTGCGTACGTTGTAGGTCATAGGTCGGGATGACATCGACTACTAGGCGTGTGCACAGCAAAAAGGCTCAGTACCCATGAGCTCGCGACAACGTGTGTTGTGTTCGCCGGATATTAAACACCAGCTGCGGCCTGAACACTAGATGTCACATCCCGGATGATCATATGGCCGTTTTTGGAACAGATGCGGGTGTGACGTGTACCACTGTTTCATGGCCTGCATGGGCGTGAGACCCTTGAGTGCGGCCTGGGGCAGCTGGTGGTTGTAAAGCCAAGCATAGCGCAGCAGGGTCTTCTCGAGATCCTCGCCGCTGATGAAGTGGTGGCTGCGCAGCACCTCCTCGATGCGGCCGTTGAAGCGCTCTACCATCCCGTTGGTCTGGGGGCGTCGCACGCGCGTGGTGCGGTGCTCGATGCCGAGTGCCTCGCACAGGCTCTCGAAGGCGTGGGTGGCACTGGGCTGCCCCAGCAGCCGTGCGGTGAACTCCTTGCCATTGTCTGTGAGGATCTTGTTGATCTTGATCGGGCACGCCGTGAGCAGCGACTTGAGGAAGGCGCGCGCGTTTCTCGCGCTCTTGGAGGCGTACAGGGCAATGAAGACCCAGCGCGTGGCACGGTCGATGGCCACAAAGAGGTAGCGCCGCCGCGTCTCATCGGCCATTTGCGGCAGGTACTTCACGTCGATATGAATGAAGCCCGGCTCGTAAGCGGCAAAGGGCTGATGTGCGGGTTTGGGC
This region of Tepidimonas taiwanensis genomic DNA includes:
- a CDS encoding lysylphosphatidylglycerol synthase transmembrane domain-containing protein, with protein sequence MSAAAPHGARRRARWWRPALALGLLAAVLVWVDPGRVGAVLARLDPWWWGAGLLSSTAANVLSAWRWRDGAAWLGYSVPWRWAFVTYFRGVAANVVMPGAVVGGDVLRAWGLHRRGVPVLEAGVSVVLDRLSGLWGLVILGAVVWGLGWIGGVPLPWEGALARWLGLSPAWLGGAAWCAAVLAVAVPAAALAITPWLAARRAGWGSSPWRWWLTLAQHAPWRHGARQLIGSLAVQAASVTTLYCAAYAVGAPLPWATLAIAAVPVFVFATLPVGFGGWGTREAAAVLVLAPAGTEASHAAAIAVLYGLYPIAQSALALWPMGSSAADRPPAPPTSAPHR
- a CDS encoding glycosyltransferase family 2 protein, which produces MSDSTAPLPSFPSPADDAIDVSVVIPVYHEVDNLRELVERVEAALRPTRWAFELICVDDGSRDGSVALLAELAGSRPWLRPVALARNYGQSTALQAGFERARGRYIVTLDGDLQNDPLDIPAMIERLETDPTVDMISGWRHQRQDKALSRRLPSVLANRLISWATGVRLRDYGCALKAYRREIIERIHLYGELHRFIPSLAREAGAHIVEVPVRHHARTRGQSKYGIDRTFRVILDLVLIVFFLRYRQRPLHAFGGLGLWLLTPGALVLAYLFALKLTGEDIGSRPLLIVGVMAVLMGAQLIVAGLIGELLIRIYHEGAARPQYHTRVLPSAGDASTRR
- a CDS encoding IS5 family transposase; translation: MFACPATEDFFRARLDQMIDLRHPLAVLSSRMPWQELEARLSHLFMRKARAGVAMPDLDLFGESPVRAARASNAGRPRVPLRVMIALLYLKHAFNESDEGVVERWGETPTWQFFSGRAYFEHRRPCDATTLVKFRRLLGEEGVEELLAQTINVAVETGLIKPQELKRVVVDTTVQPKAVAHPTDSRLLETARTKLVEAAKAAGIALKQTFAKEGKELARKAGRYAHARQFARMRRVIKRQRTIVARLQREIERKASRLGQAIQSALGHTLNKAARLVAQTANRKTADGTRKLYAWHAPEVECINKGKARCPYEFGVKVGIASTLKHSLIVAARAFHGNPYDGHTLQAQLEQATILMQDTGIKPSTAFADLGYRGVEADIADVRLVHRGKIKRLTQQERKLLKRRQAIEPVIGHLKQDHRMDRCHLKGEQGDRLHAVLCAAGYNIRWLLRMITKKGVPFLRRAFLRLIAAVRLIGRWLAQRRPTESSGANPAQLRLRAA
- a CDS encoding BolA family protein, with translation MMAHHGWPTAEGIEQLLREALAPTRLEVIDESAAHAGHAGANGLGHGTHFRVRIAAPALAGLPRVAAHRLVYDALRPAFAAGLHALALEVLPA
- a CDS encoding peptidylprolyl isomerase, with the protein product MNRFLTRVATATCLTLGLAAPALAQNIAIVNGKPVPTARLKALEQQVARSGRPVDDAVRQQLREEAILREIFMQEAERRGLRASPEVKAQLELATQTVLIRELFADEQRRHPVTDADLKAEYDRIAASMGQEYRARHILVGSEDEAKAIIAELGKGARFEELAKQRSKDPGSGANGGDLDWATPDMFVPEFSEAMVKLGKGEVTSTPVKSPFGWHVIRLDDTRKAQLPPFEDVKPQLQQQLQQKRLAEFQEALRAKAKVQ
- the msrB gene encoding peptide-methionine (R)-S-oxide reductase MsrB, yielding MNDTDFPVQKTDHEWRALLADKIARGEAEPLAFEVTRRAATEHPFTGRYEAWWQPGRYHCVACGAHLFDSDTKFDAGCGWPSFWRARPGAIVERVDRSHGMIRTETLCAGCGAHLGHVFDDGPPPTGLRYCMNSAALQWQPR
- a CDS encoding septation protein A; the encoded protein is MRLLIDFFPIVLFFVAYQWHGIYAATAVLMAATVLQMGLIYAIDRRLQTVQKATLALVLVFGALTLVLQDERFIKWKPTVLYGAMALALAAALWGWKKNVLQLLLGSQLRLPPPVWARLTQAWIGYCLFMAVLNGYVAAYFSTDAWVDFKLWGYVFPVLFLVGQGVYVARHLKDDTP
- a CDS encoding Crp/Fnr family transcriptional regulator, encoding MLLHRAPRGELLIRRGTPVDAWWGVLAGMAKLQTAAPDGRISAFLSVPAGDWFGEGSVLNGGQWRYDVLAVRDTTLVGMPLAHFQHLHRTSLPFNHFLVARLNLRLGQAMTAIEAGRLRSPEERVAQYLSMFCRSGVRRITLSQEDLGHLAGLSRQTTNRVLKAFEAQGWIAIDFSRIEVLQPDALDTLLAPRT
- a CDS encoding protein adenylyltransferase SelO; translated protein: MDTLADALTLQPARYAALGDAFYRRVRAQPLPEPYWVGISPAAAAALGLEGAWADAHHLHALTGNTDLPGAAPIATVYSGHQFGVWAGQLGDGRALLLGERAGPGEIWEVQLKGSGRTPYSRMGDGRAVLRSSIREFLASEAMHALGIPTTRALCVIGSPAPVYRETVETAAVVTRLAPSFVRFGHFEHFASVGAWDALRGLADFVIDHFYPDCRHAHGPADTPPWHDEALDGPPPPWGTDGCANPYARLLEAVTRRTATLLAAWQAVGFCHGVMNTDNMSILGLTLDYGPYQFLDAFDARHICNHSDHTGRYAYARQPQIAYWNLHCLAQALLPLLDDAEQAHAALRPYRDTFLGALRRRMNAKLGLGTPEPGDDERQEALLRLMDADRVDYPIFWRRLTDAVAAGALSAQPEVAALALRPVRDLFLQRDAFDAWARDWRERARRDDGPDAVIARQRAANPRVVLRNHLAQLAIQRAQALDMGGVADLLHAVLHPFDEPDDPALTDFPPDWAAQLHLSCSS